One region of Alosa alosa isolate M-15738 ecotype Scorff River chromosome 1, AALO_Geno_1.1, whole genome shotgun sequence genomic DNA includes:
- the LOC125301557 gene encoding SLAM family member 7-like, with amino-acid sequence MEMHLSTLQFLVIYILQTAGSPESSVFRPTGGSITLEFQQHQQLEEIIEIIQWHFGLVKIMKYVPHKGTLIVFTHRDRVEFNKETFSLELKNLQKNESGLYRGEISTRETEVLAEIRLYVLDPVEAPVMSVVSNGSSSDSCNVTVICRGRDLSLTSTCNSSSCSPKEGASTDSTLTLSVRGVVLCNYSNPVSWKHATLRIKPLCSSDAKTPPITMIVIPAIKAIAIVFVAGAAIFVYRQRSRGGAAGTATGPTQTEYAEVTPSSALGFSDPGGSTYSTVQDTQPAAAEESPYDEICLHTLDVDTSSLDPLKNPSSNGGVVPQDPPQPDSCLYAKVRRT; translated from the exons ATGGAGATGCATCTCTCTACTTTGCAATTTCTTGTGATCTACATCCTACAGACAG CTGGGTCTCCTGAGTCCTCTGTGTTCAGACCAACTGGAGGATCCATCACTCTGGAGTTCCAGCAACACCAGCAGCTGGAGGAGATTATAGAAATCATACAGTGGCACTTTGGCCTAgttaaaataatgaaatatgtACCTCACAAAGGCACTCTTATAGTATTCACCCATAGAGACAGAGTGGAGTTTAATAAGGAGACCTTCTCTCTGGAGCTGAAGAACCTGCAGAAGAATGAGAGTGGACTCTACAGAGGAGAGATCAGTACTAGAGAGACAGAAGTTCTGGCTGAGATCAGACTCTATGTTCTGG atCCAGTGGAGGCCCCTGTCATGTCTGTTGTCTCTAACGGGTCCAGCAGTGACTCCTGTAATGTGACGGTGATCTGTAGAGGTCGTGACCTCTCTCTGACCTCCACCTGTAACAGCAGCAGCTGCTCTCCAAAGGAAGGAGCCTCCACTGACTCCACCCTCACCCTCTCAGTCAGAGGTGTTGTCCTCTGTAACTATAGCAACCCAGTCAGCTGGAAACATGCTACCTTGCGAATTAAACCTCTGTGTTCAAGTGATGCAA AAACTCCCCCCATAACTATGATTGTGATCCCTGCGATCAAAGCTATTGCTATAGTGTTCGTTGCTGGTGCTGCTATATTTGTGTATCGACAAAGGAGCCGAGGTGGTGCAGCAGGAACAGCAACAG GTCCAACTCAAACAGAATACGCTGAGGTCACG ccgTCTTCAGCTCTAGGTTTCTCTGATCCAGGAGGCTCCACATACAGCACTGTGCAGGATACACAGCCAGCTGCAGCTGAGGAGAGTCCTTATGATGAG ATCTGTCTGCACACCCTTGATGTAGACACATCCTCTCTGGATCCACTCAAAAACCCCAGCAGTAATGGAGGAGTCGTTCCTCAG GATCCCCCTCAGCCAGACTCATGCCTCTATGCTAAAGTGAGGAGGACCTGA